DNA from Poecilia reticulata strain Guanapo linkage group LG20, Guppy_female_1.0+MT, whole genome shotgun sequence:
TTGAGGTGGACGGATCCTCAGGTCCTCTTGGACCTCTGCCAGAGTCACCTCCAGAGCAGGACCTCCACTCTGGTTGTACTGCTGCTTCAGTTTTTGAATAGTGCCATCTACTCGGTAGAAGCAATATTTATACTTGGATGGATAGATTCAActtatttttaacaaactgttcattgaacaaaagcataaaaccatttggtagaaaatgtttagcaaaattattatttttttcttccctcacCAAATTCCAAAAATGGATATGGCCTGGCTGCCAGGGAAATGACGGTGCTGTTGAAGCATGCGGTGAACTCCCAACGCAGGTCTTCTAGGAAGCAGAAGGCTTTAGCAACGGGGAGGCTGCTGTGGCACACGCTCATGTAGGACACACCCTCGGAGGAGACGAAGCTGAACAGGTGAGAGGAGACAAGGTGTTTGGTAAACAAGTAGCTCGGCACAGCGAGGCGTGGATGACCTGGTGTCGGCACCAGAGGGTCCAGGCATGGGCTGATTCCAGGCACATATAGCAggaatcaaagaaaaataaagaactagGACATTATCGTAATTATAAATGAACACGCAACTTTccaggctttttttctttttttgttgttatcttGGGCTATGCCTAATATGTTCactttcttaaataaaaaaaaataattgttcagGTTTCAGAATCCTTACTATATATTGAGCTTCTGGCCTTTAACGGTGCCCCTCTCAGGGAGACGGGGCAGAGACTTGCTGATGGTcctgagctgctgcttcctctcctGGAGCTCTTTATTGTGCTCAAAGTCGGTGGAAGCTGACAGAGGGAGTCCATCCCTGACCCGCACCACGAACGCAAACAGGATCAGAGACATGATAGCCTGAGTCTGTGGAGGATATGCAGCCTGCATGGGGCAGACGGAAAAAAGAGATGAAGAGAATTACCATTTAAAACACTTGGCTTAATTTGGCACAACAGTCATTCTAACGCAGATCACACATGGTATTACAATCATATGTCTAATCATAGTTTTAGAAATGTCATTGGAAACTATGAGATTATTATGTAATGAACCTAGTGCAATAAAGATTTGATTAGCCTGCAATTAACATACAAACGTccaattaaatgtttgtattaACGTAATAATATTCAGAGATTATTAATATGTCCTTACATATACTGcgttagaagaaaaaaataattattaatttagaaattaacCTTAATTTATCATGTACATTTAGATTACACATTTAAGTTACACCTTACCTCATTGTTATGGAGTTCATGCTGCACCTTGTTACAATGCTACTGTAAGTTAGCTCACAACAGCATCATACAAGCCAATCACACTGCTCACTGAAAAGCCAACCTCCGATAAACAACCTACGAGGGTAATTAGAAAGTCATATAAACAAGCTTGAAGATCCTATAAACAAATGCGAGTAGGACGGCTGATTTAAATTGTCCAGGGAGCTAACTTGATTTCTGTTTCTGGATAACAACCACCACAACAAATCTTCTACGGTACAGCAGGAGGGACAAACTTCCCAAAGGAAACCCCTACtcttaaaaagaagaaggaagtaGCACAAGCTAACGGTTTACCGTCAGTGACTAGCTCGCTTTACCCGGCTAGCTACTGTACGTGGGTAcgttatttaatattaattagcTTTAAATATATAATGCGAGTTGGAAGCTTTGAATAAATTTGTGTAGTACCCggataaatgtgtttaatgaaaGAAACGGTGGAGAATGCAATGGAAGTTGCTACGTAAACAGCATATAGCGCAGCTAGCACTAGATAGCTGAGAGGTAGCTAGTGCAACCATTTTGATAGCGcatatgttgtttgttttaccaaGTGAACAATGTATTctctttttattgtatttttaactcTCCTAATGAACTGTACCATAGCTTTGTTGTCGGGTTATATTGTGACGGAATTGCAATAGACGGCATAAATGTGTTCATTTGTAAAAAGgttaattgtttttctaaaaaagtcGGATGTATCcttaaatttgataaaatagttttattttcgGGCAGTTTCTCTTGTATTTATATTTGGGGTCTGTAATAGctgttttaacacatttttaatattttttcagctttactaTGACAACTTATGTAAAGTGTGGCCACCTTCCTTATCTTTAACTAGTTGAACAAAAATCCATCTGTGGAGCTCAAAGGACAATGTAGGATGAGAtcacatgaaataaataagctTTAATACATTAAGATAGATGCGCAGTTATGAATACTCTGCACTACTGTAGCATATCGTTTGATGTTGAAATAAATTGTTCTCTATTTTTAGCAGTGAACAGTTGCAGTCTGAATGTGACACTCCCGGCTAAACCTCCAAACTAAACACTGTAACACAATACACATTATGCAACCAACACAATTCAGTTCTGCGATGGTGGTGGGGCCAACAAGTCACGAACACCATCACTTTAAGCTTTTCATCTTAATTGTGTactttcttaatttatttaatcacagGGACAGCAAGACTAATAGAAAAGTAAATTTATCTCTGgctttttcttctcattttctttgtacTTGCCCTGTGTTTTTAGGTCACATGCACTTTGATCACAATGGGAGTAAAAGACCGCCCTCAGTGTTACTTTGATGTGGAACTCAACCGGGAGCCAGGTAAGGAAATCATCATGTGTCAAATTAAGAGAAAACAAGTAAACAGCACAGGTTTCATTTTAAACCATGAACTTTCAACAGAAACCTTCACtgtgatatttttctttaattctaaCAAATGAAAGTGAAACACACAGTAGTTCACCAACCTGATGGACTGGTTTGGTCTCAACTTTTCCAAATCAGTGTATCAGTTTTGAAAGGTTGTTTGGAAGTGTTGTCCtggagtgtttgttttgtttttgttatattttgtggTAACTatgtactgtaaataaaagcaaaaatgtcaagTTGCTAATTATGCCTCCTGATTACATAtccaatatttcatttattttctgtcaatttttctttaaatatgttttttttttgttgtaaaaaaaaaactttaataaatgtaataaattctTTCTTGCTTTCTGTAGTTGGGCGCATTGTCTTTCAGCTGTTCTCAGATGTTTGTCCCAAGACAAGCAAAAACTTTCTTTGTTTGTGCACTGGTAAGTTATTTTCACTCAGTGGTGTTTTCCATTGTATTATTCATTCCAGACATTTAGCAACACTTTGTGTTTAAGTAATTTAATGAACTGGTTCTTGGCTGGATTAGATGTGAAACTGAACAAGCTGTTACTCCTAATGCTTATTTAGCCAATATATATCTTTGTTAATAGTAATCTTGTAGATTGCTATATTTtataatgtacaaaaaaataaaataaacaatgaacaTACCATAGGTTACTATGGTATGCGATTATATTGGTTACCCAGTAAATTTGCTCCCATTGATTGGAGCCCTGTGCTACTGTAGAGGTCTTACATCCAacaaaaaatcataaatttgcTTACAGACAGCAGAATTGTCCCTCTTCTCATTTCCTCTACATCTCATTGATTAGATTTGATTGTTTCGGACTGAATAGTTGGCTTGTACATTTGTACAAAACTGCTTTAATGAACACAATTAgcttgtttcacttttattttgatggttCTTTTAGAACTGGGTAACCCTACACCATAATTAACCAAACCTCGGGATATTTGTGTTGGCAGTGAAATCAGATACGATGTCTTGTGTCAATAGAAGTTTCTAAATTAAACAGGTTTATCTTGTAAATGTAGCATAGATAATCCAGAGGGTGATAcctttatgcatttatttcccagtcagattttttaaaaattaaataagacaaaatatttCTACTGTCCAGCATTGACTTTTAGTACATCTGGCTATTGGTATCAAGTTCTTTAAAATACAGTAGCCTCATCCCAGGACTTCTATTTCGGAactgcttttacattttttgttttgttttgtttttcttttttacatggAAGCACTTTCTAGAATTGTCATTCAGTGTGTAGTTCTTTGAGAGTTTTCTTAATAATCCTGTTATTTCAGGTGAAAAGGGAACCGGGAAAGTCACAAGGAAAAAACTGTGTTACAAAGGCTCCACATTTCACAGAGTTGTCAAAAACTTCATGATTCAAGGAGGCGACTTCACAGAAGGTAATAACATAAATATACTTGGTGCTTTGAAAGTTTAAGTAACTTGTTGACGTTGGATTAGCGTCTATGTTTTAGAATGAGTTTGATATCTAAGAATACATctgtgcaaataaaaacctACCAAAAGTGGAAATATGTTTGTTGAAGGGATGCAAAGAGTTTTTCATTAAGGTGCCTGAACCTAACAGGTTCACTGAAGCTTTGCTAACCTGGAAACCTGCTGCTTCCTGAAAATGGCAGCAACGTCtacaaaaaagtgtttgataaGCAAGCTTTGATCATTAGGTGTTTTGTTTGCTGTACAAAACACTAtgttaatttgacaaaaaaaaaaatctaagtttattttctttatggcTGCAGGAACTGGAAGAGGAGGGGAATCAATATATGGTGGCTACTTTGAAGGTATTTCGATATTGATtcatataattaaaaaaaactgataataaatgtgtgtttaagtATTGCAATCCTGTGCTATTTGAGAAAAGTTCTGCATGTTCTTCCTAGCTGAATCATTAATTTCTTGTGGCTTTCCCAATGTGTGAATTTAATCAAATCAGCATGGGAAGTAGCCATTCTCGTTACTAAATGCTACCATCCTCCTGCTAAAACTATCAACATATTCTCTTATTTATAGAGTGGTCTTTTGCAAAATGAGAAGGTAAGAAATGTGCACAGTTCAGTAACACCATGCCAACATAGTCATCACAACAAGGTCTGACCCAAAAGTTTACATGCCCTGACACACTTTCCATTCAGTCAGATATCCCTTTTGTCCTCAATGTTTGCCTGCAACCTGCATTTCTAGTGTTTTTAGATCTGATGTGACGAATATAATTCAATTATTGACTTGATGACATGAAATATACAATGGAGACTGTGGAAAGTAGGACCTACTTcacttttgagattttagtTGTTctagaataataaataattacagaGCATTTTTACAATGTAATACAATCATTTCTCAGTTTGAAGCATGTTTCTCCAAATTATTCCCAAGGTTTTCAATTAAGTTTCTATCATACCATCTTTGATAATTACACGGTTCCAACTCTCCAGTTCTCTAATAATGAAAGATCATCGATGGTTAGTGGTTATATGAGGAAAATATAGTCTTACactcaaataagaaaaaagtaagTTACCATAAAGACAAACTG
Protein-coding regions in this window:
- the sec22c gene encoding vesicle-trafficking protein SEC22c; this translates as MSLILFAFVVRVRDGLPLSASTDFEHNKELQERKQQLRTISKSLPRLPERGTVKGQKLNIYFVSSEGVSYMSVCHSSLPVAKAFCFLEDLRWEFTACFNSTVISLAARPYPFLEFDGTIQKLKQQYNQSGGPALEVTLAEVQEDLRIRPPQLINPDEVELTNGTANGHIEQAGVNQRLEPVSAPGILSLVLNIMCASLNVIRGVHLAENTFQDDYEGIWNVAAFLFAFVCCALQCHLYLFHSSLKKLKSFFLLGVIVLCNLYLLGLRNVWQLLFHISVASLSTSLTLTRRIHHRTDDCGV